From a single Ailuropoda melanoleuca isolate Jingjing chromosome 12, ASM200744v2, whole genome shotgun sequence genomic region:
- the LOC100470457 gene encoding LOW QUALITY PROTEIN: killer cell immunoglobulin-like receptor 3DL3 (The sequence of the model RefSeq protein was modified relative to this genomic sequence to represent the inferred CDS: substituted 1 base at 1 genomic stop codon) yields MSPVVISLTCLGFFSIQKIWAQMGGQDKPSLSAWPSPVVPQGQHVTLQCRSHHKFDTFRMYKDNGILVSKLHSVMSQKGFLIGPVTPTQAGTYRCCGPCPGSSSVWSAPSDPLVIVVAAQRTLVXRAIHCPNLPNGRSMNSPRAIKVEYGIQVIKQVTLSRYLSRRRHHGGSHANFSMGPATAAHGGTCRCFSSFNRSFHEWSAPSDPLDIMITGLHQKPSLWAQPGAVVRSGENVTFSCCSESSFDVYQLSRDEQPHECWLAKGQRRGGESQADFPLGPAHSALGGTYRCHGSFNRSPCEWSGPSDPLYISITGNSSTSCLPSTKPTCKAGNPRHLHVLAGPLVAIVFLAVLLFVLTRQWCPAKENVAIMNREPEVDRMVSREDPQAEDPQEVIDTQSDHCISTWKKTTPTFQRPEESLRDDSVYVELATC; encoded by the exons ATGTCGCCTGTGGTCATCAGCCTCACATGTCTTG GGTTCTTCTCCATCCAGAAGATCTGGGCACAAATGG GTGGTCAGGACAAGCCCTCCCTATCTGCCTGGCCAAGCCCCGTGGTTCCTCAAggacagcatgtgactcttcagtGTCGCTCCCATCACAAGTTTGACACATTCAGAATGTACAAGGACAATGGCATCCTCGTCTCCAAGCTCCACAGCGTGATGTCGCAGAAGGGCTTCCTCATTGGCCCTGTAACCCCGACACAGGCGGGGACTTACAGGTGTTGTGGACCGTGccctggctcctcctctgtgTGGTCAGCACCCAGTGACCCCCTGGTGATTGTGGTCGCAGCTCAGAGAACACTCGTCTAGAGGGCTATTCACTGTCCCAATCTTCCAAATGGCAGA TCTATGAATAGTCCAAGGGCAATTAAGGTTGAATATGGAATTCAGGTTATTAAGCAGGTGACCCTGAGCAGGTACCTCTCTAGGCGGCGCCATCATGGGGGGTCCCATGCTAACTTCTCCATGGGTCCTGCGACAGCTGCCCATGGGGGGACCTGCAGGTGCTTCAGTTCTTTCAATCGCTCCTTCCATGAGTGGTCTGCCCCCAGTGACCCCCTGGACATCATGATCACAG GTCTGCACCAGAAACCTTCTCTCTGGGCCCAGCCGGGCGCCGTGGTGAGGTCAGGAGAGAACGTGACCTTCTCCTGCTGCTCTGAGAGTTCCTTTGACGTGTACCAGCTGTCCAGGGATGAGCAGCCCCACGAGTGCTGGCTCGCTAAGGGGCAGAGGCGTGGTGGTGAATCCCAGGCTGACTTCCCTCTGGGCCCCGCACACTCAGCCCTGGGCGGGACCTACAGATGCCATGGCTCTTTCAACCGCTCTCCCTGTGAGTGGTCAGGCCCGAGTGACCCACTGTACATTTCTATCACAG GAAACTCTTCAACGAGTTGTCTCCCATCCACGAAACCGACCTGCAAAGCTG GTAACCCCAGACACCTGCATGTTCTGGCTGGGCCCTTAGTGGCCATCGTCTTCCTCGCTGTCCTTCTTTTCGTCCTCACTCGTCAGTGGTGCCCTGCCAAAGAAA ATGTTGCTATAATGAACAGAGAGCCCGAGGTGGACAGAATGGTGAGCAGGGAG GACCCTCAGGCAGAAGACCCACAGGAGGTGATAGACACACAGTCGGATCACTGCATTTCCACGTGGAAGAAAACCACTCCCACTTTTCAGAGGCCTGAGGAATCCTTGCGTGATGACAGTGTGTATGTGGAACTTGCAACATGCTGA